In Spirosoma sp. KUDC1026, the sequence AACTGAGCCGGATCCGTAGCATCCGTCAGGCTATTGTAACCGGTGATACCAACTGCTATCGACTGGTTCACGGCGAAGGCGATGGCTGCACCGGACTGATCATCGATATGTACAACGGCGTAGCCGTATTTCAGGCGCACTCCATCGGCATGCACCGCGAGCGCGCACTTGTTGCCGAAGCGCTCAAAAATGTCTACGGCGATGAGTTGAAAGCTGTGTACGACAAGAGCGCCGAAACGCTTCCCGATGAATACGGCGCAACGGTGATCAACGGCTATCTCTACGGTGTGGTGCCTGTACCGCATCCGGTGAAGGAGAACGGTAATACGTTTATGATCGACTGGATTGCGGGGCAGAAAACGGGTTTCTTTCTCGATCAACGCGACAACCGGGATTTGCTGGCGAAGTACGCACACGGGAAAAAGGTCCTGAATGCCTTCTGTTATTCAGGCGGGTTTTCGGTCTACGCGCTCAACGCTGGGGCCAGTCTGGTTCACTCCGTCGACGTATCGCAGAAAGCCATCGACCTGACCGATCAGAACGTAGCGGCCAACTTTGGCGAGGATCGTACGGAGCACGAAGCCTTCGCCGACGACGTAATGCATTACCTGAAAAACCATGACCGCCAGTATGACGTTGTTGTTCTGGACCCACCTGCTTACGCCAAGAGCCTGTCGGCGCGGCACCGGGCGGTGCAGGGTTACAAACGACTGAACACCGAAGGATTGCGCCGGGTGGCCAAAGGCGGGATTCTGTTTACGTTCTCCTGTTCGCAGGTGGTGGACCGGGAGTTGTTCTACAACACAATCGTGGCGGCTGCCATTGATGCGGGTCGGCAGGTGCGGGTGCTGCATCACCTGAGTCAGCCCGCCGATCACCCCGTTAGTTTGTTCCATCCCGAAGGTGGTTACCTGAAAGGATTGGTTCTCTGGGTGGAATAAATGAAAAAGAGGAGCGAGGAAAAA encodes:
- a CDS encoding class I SAM-dependent rRNA methyltransferase; the encoded protein is MTFTKIFLQAGRDEAVRRFHPWVFSRAIGRYEGNPHDGDVVEVYDRKGNYLATGHYHDGSIAIRIFSFAATAGGRVIPDVDYWTQKLSRIRSIRQAIVTGDTNCYRLVHGEGDGCTGLIIDMYNGVAVFQAHSIGMHRERALVAEALKNVYGDELKAVYDKSAETLPDEYGATVINGYLYGVVPVPHPVKENGNTFMIDWIAGQKTGFFLDQRDNRDLLAKYAHGKKVLNAFCYSGGFSVYALNAGASLVHSVDVSQKAIDLTDQNVAANFGEDRTEHEAFADDVMHYLKNHDRQYDVVVLDPPAYAKSLSARHRAVQGYKRLNTEGLRRVAKGGILFTFSCSQVVDRELFYNTIVAAAIDAGRQVRVLHHLSQPADHPVSLFHPEGGYLKGLVLWVE